In Trichoderma asperellum chromosome 1, complete sequence, a single window of DNA contains:
- a CDS encoding uncharacterized protein (TransMembrane:3 (o57-75i87-108o150-173i)~EggNog:ENOG41): MSPARHALCSVRSDVARFHASSASKGRSDPNELDTLQWWFWHQFQSNRTPPHLKRNFWDVLLFPVIYIVFPFTSLIESDQKQQIIGLLLIACKCCMTVFAFPCNAILLTNSSASAGTLGTLNGVATSVAEIGRTIGPTMGGLMFNVGVEAGLIVLPWWVMAAIALAAALPVLWMEDRPTPTELAPQSQEHANAVEDCEVGASRRRQ; this comes from the exons ATGTCTCCTGCTCGGCATGCACTCTGTAGCGTTCGATCAGATGTTGCCCGTTTTCATGCATCATCCGCGTCAAAAGGCCGTTCAGACCCAAACGAGCTTGATACACTTCAGTGGTGGTTTTGGCATCAGTTCCAATCGAATCGGACTCCTCCTCATCTTAAACGGAATTTTTGGGATGTTC TTCTGTTCCCTGTCATTTATATTGTTTTCCCGTTCACATCTCTCATTGAATCAGACCAGAAGCAACAAATTATTGGACTGCTCCTCATTGCTTGCAAATGCTGCATGACTGTTTTTGCCTTTCCCTGTAACGCCATTCTGCTTACCAACTCATCTGCCAGTGCCGGAACACTTGGTACCCTGAATGGAGTTGCGACGAGCGTTGCTGAAATTGGCCGCACAATTGGACCTACTATGGGTGGCTTGATGTTCAACGTTGGTGTCGAAGCTGGGCTCATTGTCTTGCCATGGTGGGTCATGGCAGCTATTGCTTTGGCTGCGGCCCTGCCTGTATTGTGGATGGAAGATAGACCTACACCCACAGAACTTGCGCCACAGAGCCAAGAACATGCGAATGCAGTAGAAGACTGTGAGGTCGGTGCCTCACGTCGGAGGCAATAG